Below is a genomic region from Flavobacteriales bacterium.
CTGCTACTAAGAGTCCCATATCCAAAGAAATAAGCGTTTTGTCTTTGATGTTTTCAGGGACATCGCCATCGATAATTCTTTGGGCAAGACCTTCGATGATTGCTGTTTTCCCCACACCAGGTTCTCCAATGAGGATCGGATTGTTTTTTGTTCTACGAGAAATTATTTGAAGAACTCTTCGTATTTCATCATCTCTTCCAATCACAGGATCTATTTTTCCTTCTTTTGCAAGTTGGTTGAGGTTTTTAGAATATTTCTCTAATGCACGATATTGATTATCTCCGTTTTGTGTAGTCATTTTCTCTCCCTTTCTTAATTCTTTAATATTCTTTTCCATCTTTTTTACATCAAACTCAAAACCTTTGATAAAGGAGTGGCTATGCTGAGCAAATGCTAAAAATAGGAATTCAAAACTGACAAATTCATCATGGTTTTTTTCGGCAAGTTTTTCTGCTTTTTCTATGGTTTTTAGCAAATCATTAGCCGCATAGGCTTTTTTATTTTCACCTTGAGATATTTTCTTTTCAAGAGCTTGACTGGTTTTTTCCTGAAATGCTTGTAAATTATTTTTTTGATCTTTAATTATAAACTGAACAATTGATTGGTCTGTGTCTAAAAAAGATTGAGCAAGATGTTCTAGGTCAATAATTGTATGATTCTTTTCTGTGGCTATCTGTACAGCCTTATTGATGGTTTCTTGAGTTTTATAACTGAGTTTATCTGTATTCATGTCGATTTATTTGGCTTGTGATCTTGAGGGAGCAAGATTCTAACCAATTTTAAAAATCGGAAATTATGACAGAAAAAAGCGTTTTTAGTTAAAAAAAATACTGACAAAAAGTCTTTTCCTTAACTTGAGAGGGCACTGATTTAAGAGATATCAAAAACGTCTTCACGTTTTTTATTCACAAAAGTATGAATGTATTGGTGAAGAATATAGTCGAGCTCATCGGGGAGATTTCCAAAAATTTGGAAATAATCATTATAGAAATCGAGTTCAAATTCTTCCAAAAGTAAGATGCTTCTAAAGGCAAGTTCTTTTGGATTTTGATATTCGAGTGTGTGTTGAAATAAGAGTTTGTTACCTTGTAATGCCCACAGATGTAGGAAGTCTCCATCGTAAACAAAAAATACTTTTTTCTGAATACTGAGAATCTTTTTGCTTTCTTCAAATAGCTCAAAGCATTCAAAGTTTAAGGAGAAATCTTTAGAGAAATTCACGCTTAGAAACTGACTAAGAGATTTTGGGAATGAGAATACTTGGTAAGCATCCCATTGATGATGAAAATCTTGATGTAGTTCTTGGTGTTTTGGCTCAAAAGGAATTACTTCTTTGCAAAGCGAGGATAGATGATCTACCTGAAATATTTGAGATGGAATCCAAGTGTTGAACCCCGTATTTGTACTTACTTTTACTTGCTTGAAGGGAAGTTGAAGAAAAGAATAATGAGATAATAAATGCGTTAAGAGGTCTTCATAGACTTCTTCGGGTTTCATTTTATTTTCCCAAAAAAACCACCATTGTTTATCTTGGTGGATAGAAACAGAAAGTCCATCCGAAAAAAATCGAATGGACAATATGCAGTTCTCAAGCTTCGCTTGCTTGAGTAGATGGTGTTCGTAAATCAACGCTTGATTACCAGTTTCCATTTAAGTGAACTTCTTCTAAAGATCCAATAGTAAGATCGTCTGCTTTATTTGCGATTAATCTTTTGTTTAGTCCTTCAAGTAGCACCTCTTTTTTAGCTTTTACTAAAAGAGTAGGAACGTTCAAAGATCCTTTTTTTACAAGGCTTGTTTTCATTTCGAACTTGTCTCCTTTTTTACTTGTAGGAATTGAGGCTAAGTTTTTCAATAAATTATCATCATTATTGAAAACAGAATCTTTAATAGAAACAAAACCTAATGTGTCAACTATCGTAACAATTTTTTCTTGTTTCTCACGATACACTTTGTTGTAATAAAGGAAAGAACTATCTCTTTTGGAAATCAAAACAAATTCTGCTGTATCAATATGGTTAATTAATTCAGAAAAATTATTTGCATAGCGTTTATTTCCTTCTTTAAATGCCATTTGTGCATCTTTTATTAAATGCAATCTTTCTTTTACTTCTGTGTAAATAGCTTCTTTTTTCTTCTCAAAGATAATAGGTTCTTGTATTGAATTGTACAACTGTACTGCTAAATATCCCACAACCGCTAATAGAACCAATCTGATAAGGTATTTCATCTTTGTTTAGTTTTTTCGTTTTCTTTGTTTCAAATTTAATCTAATAACTCAATTTCGCATAAAATATTTCAGTTTTATTGCGATAAATTCAGCTATCTTTGAATTCGGTCAAATATAACCAAAAAAAATAATCAATGTCAAGAGCTCTTCTTGAAGAAACTGTTAAATATAACCTACCTTTTGATCCTACAGCGGAGCAAGAGCTATTAATTGCTAAGGTTTCAGGCTTTTCTCTAAAAGATACTTCTTTAGAAATTTTTGTATTATCAGGATATGCTGGAACAGGAAAAACAAGTATTTTGGGTGCTTTGGCGAAAGCCTATACGCAGCTTCAGCAAAAATTTGTTTTATTGGCACCCACAGGAAGGGCTGCAAAAGTTTTACAGGGAAAGACCAAGAAATATGCCTCCACGATCCATAAACACATTTATCAGACAAAGGTGGATGGTGCAGGAATTACTTCCTTTGCCAGAAAAGCCAATAAGGCTCAAAACATTATTTATATAGTGGATGAAGCCTCTATGATTCATCATCATGCACACGAAGGTCAATCTGTTTTAGATGATTTAATTCAATATGTTTTTTCTGGTAGAAACAATAAATTATTATTGGTAGGGGATCAAGCGCAATTACCGCCAGTGGGTGCACAAATGAGTATTGCATTGGATGCCGAAGAGCTGAGAACTACCTTTTGGAGAAATCTAGATTTTTTTAATCTTCAAGATGTTCAAAGACAAAAAAAAGAGTCGGATATCTTATGGTCTGCAACGAATATTAGAGAATCTATGTCGAATATTCCTGTGGAAATACCTCAATTAAAATCAAATAAAAAGGATTGTTTTCGCCATGAAGATCGCTTTGAGCTAGAGTATGCAATAGAAAAAAGTTATAACCTAAATGGTGAAGATGAAACGGTGCTACTTTGTAGATCCAATAAAAGAGCAAACCAATATAATCAAAGAATACGCTACCATTTTTTTGGTAAAGAATCGGTACTAGAAAAGGATGATTTGATTATGGTGGTAAAAAATAATTATTTTTGGCTAGATCAAGATTCTCCCGCTGGGTTTATTGCCAATGGAGATATGGCAAAAATTGTTCGGGTAAAGAAATATATTGAAGAATATGGTTTTGAATTTGCCGTTGTAGAACTCAAACTGATTGATTATCCACAAATGGATTCTTTTGAATGTCATTTGATACTTGATACGCTTACAAAGGAAGCTCCCGCACTCTCTTATGAGGAGATGAGAACACTCTATTTTAATATTATGGAGGATTATCAACATTTGAGTTCAAAAAGGAAAAAATTTGAAAGTATCAAAAAGAATCCATTTTACAATGCGCTTCAAATCAAATTTGCCTATGCAATTACTTGCCATAAATCACAAGGAGGACAATGGAAAGAAGTATTTGTAGAACAACCTTTTTGGGATATTGATCAAATTGAAGAAGGAGATTTGAAATGGCTCTATACAGCTGTTACCAGAGCTTCAGATAAAGTACATTTTATAGGTTTTAAAGAAGATTTTTTTGAATAAAAGTGATGAAGAAATTATTTGTAAAATTATACCAAAGATTTACAGGATGGAAAATAAAAGGGGTGTTACCAAAAGAAGCAAAACATGCTGTTTTGATTGCCGCACCACATACCTCAAATTATGATTTTTATCAAGGATTGATGGTGTTTTGGCATTTTGATATGAAACTCAAATTTCTAATCAAAGATTTTTGGATGAAAGCGCCATGGGGTTGGTTTATGAAGCCGCTAGGTGGAATAGGAGTCAACAGATCTCGTAAAAGCCAAAATGATTTTGTAGGAGGACTTATTAAGGAGTTTGAAAAACACCCCGAAGGATTTCATTTAATGATTACACCCGAAGGAACAAGAAAAAGGGTTCGGAAGTGGAAAACAGGTTTTTATAGAATAGCTCAAACTGCTGATGTTCCTTTGATCCTTTGTTTTACAGATTCAAAAACGAAAACTTTTGGGATCGGTCCTTTGTATTATCTAACGGGCGATGTTGAAAAAGATATGGAACATATTCAAGCTTTTTATGCTAACTTTGAAGGACGTGTAAAAGAATATTGGAATCCTGAAATTTATTAGTTTGTGCGAATAAGTATTAAAAAATTCTTTTTTGGATACTGATGCATTTTATACTTTGCTTTAAGGTTTAATAAAACAATGACATTTCAGAAGGGATTTAATTACAGAGCTTGTCCCTATTTTTCGGGAGAAGTATAATCAGTATTAGATATAAGGATTCATAAAATCTTTTTTTTCAAATTGTCTCTAAAAAAAAAACAAAAAATATTTATGAAAAAATTACATTATGTAATAAGTCCAATGGCTTTGGTAGCTTTGGTAGCAGTTTTATTTATAAATTCTAAGCAAAATGAAAAAATTTCGGAATTAGAATCCAAAATAAATAATGAATCGGGTATTCCAAATACTTATGAAATAGCGGCACTAAAAAAACCTACAAAAATAACTTTTGCTGGAATCAAAATCCCTTTAAATGAACCCGATTTATATGAGAGATTTGATAGAGAATTACACGTAAATACTTACCGACACTCTTCAACTATTATCCTGATAAAAAGAGCAAAAAAATATTTCCCAATCATTGAGCCTATTCTTGCAAAGCATGGAATTCCTGATGATTTTAAATATTTGGCTGTTGCCGAAAGTGGACTAGACAATGTGACATCACCTGCCGGAGCTAAGGGTTTTTGGCAATTTATGAAACCCACTGCAAAATCTTTTGGGATGGAAGTAAACGATTATGTAGACGAAAGATATCACCTAGAAAAAGCAACTGAAGCAGCTTGTAAATATCTCAAAAAAGCAAGAAAACAACTCGGAAATGCCGATTGGATGACCGTTGCAGCTTCTTATAATAGAGGAGTAGGCGGTATAAAAAAACAACAAAATAGACAGGGAAGTACGCATTATTTGGATTTAATTCTCAACCCCGAAACCAGTCGTTATATCTTTAGAATAGCAGCCATAAAACAGATTTTGAAAAACCCAAGAAATTATGGATTTCAAATGCAACATTCACCGAGTTATCAACTGGTTCCCACAACTACTGTAGTGATTGATTCTGCTGTTACAGATTTTTCTGCTTTTGCAGAAAACCTTGGGATTAATTATAAAATACTAAAGATTCATAACCCTTGGTTAAGAGAAACCTATCTGAAAAATAAAAGTAAGAAAAAGTACAGAATAAAGATCCCTAAAAGCGGATACTATAAATCAAGACATTAATTTTTACCAAAACCTAGACCAGTCATTGCACTGGTCTTTTTCTTTTTTAAGGATCCTTTTTCCCAAAGTTCAATAAGTTGTTTGGCGGCATTCTGAACATCTGTTAATAAGGTATCAGCATGAATTCCTATACGAGTATCGTCCCAACGGAGATGCTCCTCAGACGAATCCACCAAAAAGTATTGACGGTGCAACTGGTAATAATGAATTAAATGACAACGGAACTTGAAATAGAAGAAAGATTTTCGGTTGGTCTTCTGATAAGACTCAGAAAATAAGCTGTTGATCGCTATATCAAACCTTTTTTGACTTTGCCCTGGGCAAGCAAAAGGCTTTTTGTCTAAAAAAGCACCCAAAGATTCTATTAAATGACAAGCCGTAGTGAGTTTAATCAACTGACTTGAGTTCGATTTTAATTCTTCAATAGCTTGGATAAATTCTTTA
It encodes:
- a CDS encoding DUF3822 family protein, with protein sequence METGNQALIYEHHLLKQAKLENCILSIRFFSDGLSVSIHQDKQWWFFWENKMKPEEVYEDLLTHLLSHYSFLQLPFKQVKVSTNTGFNTWIPSQIFQVDHLSSLCKEVIPFEPKHQELHQDFHHQWDAYQVFSFPKSLSQFLSVNFSKDFSLNFECFELFEESKKILSIQKKVFFVYDGDFLHLWALQGNKLLFQHTLEYQNPKELAFRSILLLEEFELDFYNDYFQIFGNLPDELDYILHQYIHTFVNKKREDVFDIS
- a CDS encoding AAA family ATPase — translated: MSRALLEETVKYNLPFDPTAEQELLIAKVSGFSLKDTSLEIFVLSGYAGTGKTSILGALAKAYTQLQQKFVLLAPTGRAAKVLQGKTKKYASTIHKHIYQTKVDGAGITSFARKANKAQNIIYIVDEASMIHHHAHEGQSVLDDLIQYVFSGRNNKLLLVGDQAQLPPVGAQMSIALDAEELRTTFWRNLDFFNLQDVQRQKKESDILWSATNIRESMSNIPVEIPQLKSNKKDCFRHEDRFELEYAIEKSYNLNGEDETVLLCRSNKRANQYNQRIRYHFFGKESVLEKDDLIMVVKNNYFWLDQDSPAGFIANGDMAKIVRVKKYIEEYGFEFAVVELKLIDYPQMDSFECHLILDTLTKEAPALSYEEMRTLYFNIMEDYQHLSSKRKKFESIKKNPFYNALQIKFAYAITCHKSQGGQWKEVFVEQPFWDIDQIEEGDLKWLYTAVTRASDKVHFIGFKEDFFE
- a CDS encoding 1-acyl-sn-glycerol-3-phosphate acyltransferase, producing MKKLFVKLYQRFTGWKIKGVLPKEAKHAVLIAAPHTSNYDFYQGLMVFWHFDMKLKFLIKDFWMKAPWGWFMKPLGGIGVNRSRKSQNDFVGGLIKEFEKHPEGFHLMITPEGTRKRVRKWKTGFYRIAQTADVPLILCFTDSKTKTFGIGPLYYLTGDVEKDMEHIQAFYANFEGRVKEYWNPEIY
- a CDS encoding lytic transglycosylase domain-containing protein — translated: MKKLHYVISPMALVALVAVLFINSKQNEKISELESKINNESGIPNTYEIAALKKPTKITFAGIKIPLNEPDLYERFDRELHVNTYRHSSTIILIKRAKKYFPIIEPILAKHGIPDDFKYLAVAESGLDNVTSPAGAKGFWQFMKPTAKSFGMEVNDYVDERYHLEKATEAACKYLKKARKQLGNADWMTVAASYNRGVGGIKKQQNRQGSTHYLDLILNPETSRYIFRIAAIKQILKNPRNYGFQMQHSPSYQLVPTTTVVIDSAVTDFSAFAENLGINYKILKIHNPWLRETYLKNKSKKKYRIKIPKSGYYKSRH